A genome region from Bradyrhizobium sp. WSM1417 includes the following:
- a CDS encoding helicase-related protein → MPFSSSPFASERLPGAGVTAVLGPTNTGKTHLAIERMLAHPSGMIGLPLRLLAREVYNKIAARVGPDAVALVTGEEKIKPKAPRYWVSTVEAMPRDLDVSFLAVDEVQIASDLERGHVFTDRILNRRGRDETLLLGAATMRPIIERLLPGVSMITRPRLSQLEFAGDRKITRQPRRTAIVAFSADEVYAIAELIRRQHGGAAVVLGSLSPRTRNAQVAMFQNGEVDYLVATDAVGMGLNLDVDHVAFASDRKFDGYQFRRLTPSEFGQIAGRAGRATRNGTFGTTGRCAPFEPELVNTLQNHTFDPVKVLQWRNSKLDFASLGALQVSLNLAPGHDALTRAPIAEDMRVLDHAARDAEVRDVAHGKDAVERLWEACQVPDYRKLSPAAHAELVTTLYGFLMRKGCIPDAWFRTQIDQADRVDGDIDTLSARIAQIRTWTFVANRPDWLKDPERWQGIAREVENKLSDALHERLTERFVDRRTSVLMRRLRENTSLNTEIGKTGEVIVEGHVIGRLDGFTFAPDAAEAGSDAKALQAAAQAVLAGEINARAEKLGNAPDEQFVLTSEGIIRWTGDAVARLSAAEDALHPRIRIISDERLTGAPRDKVQARLELWLKTHIEKLLGPLFELSKAEDVTGIARGIAYQLVEALGVLERPKIANELKDLDQPSRATLRKYGVRFGAYHLYFPGLLKPAGRALAALLWALKQDNVDPSALSGAQHLASSGRTSFPVDKQLPRDAYRVLGYKQAGERAVRVDILERLADLIRPALAWRENASGEKPAGAFDGRSFVVTQAMTSLTGSAGEDFASVLRALGYRMDKRPPLPAKPAAVVAETPVAEASSEETPATETPVEDAAAPADTAIEAAAEPVTVEDAPGMEQHDEPAPEEPALEASVTPEDAPGIAPPAEEAAAPIEAAETAPAEAVPAETAPAETAATEAAASADAAAPVEAAATPAEPELIEVWRPAGRHDDRKPRHERHRNQRHQPRPQAAAEAGAAPAEGEAAPAADGEKRGERHRHGGGHRRDSGRDGGRDFRKPREGGAEAAPRPEGRDDKNRRFEAKNGGNKDRDNKDRNKGKFGGGDRDKGRDNRGRDRDKGRDRQGGPSLRPYASSTTPRERDRPVDPNSPFAKLAALKEQLSGRKE, encoded by the coding sequence ATGCCTTTTTCCTCCTCCCCCTTCGCTTCCGAGCGGCTTCCCGGCGCCGGCGTCACTGCGGTGCTTGGTCCCACCAACACCGGCAAGACCCATCTCGCCATCGAGCGGATGCTCGCGCATCCCTCCGGCATGATCGGGCTGCCGCTGCGCCTGCTGGCGCGCGAGGTCTACAACAAGATCGCCGCGCGGGTCGGGCCCGATGCCGTCGCGCTCGTGACCGGCGAGGAGAAGATCAAGCCGAAAGCGCCGCGCTATTGGGTCTCGACCGTCGAGGCGATGCCGCGCGATCTCGACGTCTCGTTCCTCGCCGTCGACGAGGTGCAGATCGCGTCCGATCTGGAACGCGGCCACGTCTTCACCGATCGCATCCTCAACCGCCGCGGCCGCGACGAGACGCTGCTGCTCGGTGCTGCCACCATGCGTCCGATCATCGAGCGGCTGCTGCCCGGCGTCTCCATGATCACGCGGCCGCGTTTGTCGCAGCTGGAATTCGCCGGCGACCGCAAGATCACGCGGCAGCCGCGCCGCACCGCCATCGTCGCCTTCTCGGCCGACGAGGTCTACGCCATCGCCGAGCTGATCCGCCGCCAGCACGGCGGTGCCGCCGTGGTGCTGGGCTCGCTGTCGCCGCGCACCCGCAACGCGCAGGTCGCGATGTTCCAGAACGGCGAGGTCGATTACCTCGTCGCCACCGATGCCGTCGGCATGGGCCTCAATCTCGACGTCGACCACGTCGCCTTTGCCTCCGACCGCAAGTTCGACGGCTACCAGTTCCGCCGCCTGACGCCGTCCGAATTCGGCCAGATCGCCGGCCGCGCCGGCCGCGCCACCCGCAACGGCACCTTCGGCACCACCGGCCGCTGCGCGCCGTTCGAGCCCGAGCTCGTCAACACGCTGCAGAACCACACCTTCGATCCCGTGAAGGTTTTGCAATGGCGCAATTCGAAGCTGGATTTTGCTTCCCTCGGCGCGCTCCAGGTGTCGCTGAACCTGGCCCCCGGCCACGACGCGCTGACCCGCGCGCCCATCGCCGAAGACATGCGCGTGCTCGACCACGCCGCCCGCGACGCCGAGGTGCGCGATGTCGCACATGGCAAGGATGCGGTGGAACGGCTGTGGGAGGCCTGCCAGGTCCCGGATTATCGAAAGCTGTCGCCGGCCGCCCATGCGGAGCTCGTCACCACGCTCTACGGCTTCCTGATGCGGAAGGGCTGCATCCCCGACGCCTGGTTCAGGACCCAGATCGACCAGGCCGACCGCGTCGACGGCGATATCGACACGCTGTCGGCCCGGATCGCGCAGATTCGCACCTGGACCTTCGTCGCCAACCGCCCCGACTGGCTGAAAGACCCCGAACGCTGGCAGGGGATCGCCCGCGAGGTCGAAAATAAATTATCGGATGCGCTCCATGAACGCTTGACTGAGCGTTTCGTTGATCGCCGGACCAGTGTATTGATGCGCCGCCTGCGGGAGAACACGAGCTTGAATACGGAAATCGGCAAGACCGGCGAAGTCATCGTCGAAGGCCATGTCATCGGCCGCCTCGATGGCTTCACCTTTGCACCGGATGCGGCGGAAGCCGGCTCCGATGCGAAAGCGTTGCAGGCTGCAGCGCAGGCCGTGCTCGCCGGCGAGATCAACGCGCGCGCCGAAAAACTGGGCAATGCGCCGGACGAGCAGTTCGTGCTGACCTCGGAAGGCATCATCCGCTGGACCGGCGACGCCGTGGCGCGGCTGTCTGCCGCAGAGGACGCGCTGCATCCGCGCATCCGCATCATCTCCGACGAACGCCTCACGGGCGCCCCCCGCGACAAGGTGCAGGCCCGGCTCGAGCTCTGGCTCAAGACGCACATCGAAAAGCTGCTCGGGCCGCTGTTCGAGCTCAGCAAGGCCGAGGACGTCACCGGCATCGCCCGCGGCATCGCCTATCAGCTCGTCGAGGCGCTCGGCGTGCTGGAGCGCCCGAAGATCGCCAACGAGCTGAAGGACCTCGACCAGCCCTCGCGCGCGACCTTGCGCAAATACGGCGTCCGCTTCGGCGCCTATCACCTCTATTTCCCCGGCCTGCTCAAGCCGGCCGGGCGCGCGCTGGCCGCGCTACTCTGGGCGCTGAAGCAGGACAATGTCGATCCCTCCGCGCTGTCGGGCGCGCAGCATCTGGCGAGCTCGGGCCGCACCTCGTTCCCGGTCGACAAGCAGCTGCCGCGCGATGCCTATCGCGTGCTCGGCTACAAGCAGGCCGGCGAGCGCGCCGTGCGCGTCGATATCCTCGAGCGCCTGGCCGACCTGATCCGTCCGGCGCTGGCCTGGCGCGAGAACGCGTCCGGCGAAAAGCCCGCCGGTGCATTCGACGGCCGCAGCTTCGTGGTGACGCAGGCGATGACCTCGCTCACCGGTTCGGCCGGCGAGGATTTTGCGTCGGTGCTGCGTGCGCTCGGCTATCGCATGGACAAGCGCCCGCCGTTGCCGGCGAAGCCCGCCGCGGTTGTTGCCGAGACGCCTGTTGCTGAAGCCTCCAGCGAAGAGACACCCGCAACCGAAACGCCGGTCGAGGACGCCGCCGCGCCCGCGGACACCGCGATCGAAGCCGCCGCCGAGCCTGTGACCGTCGAAGACGCGCCCGGCATGGAGCAGCATGACGAGCCCGCGCCTGAAGAGCCGGCGCTCGAAGCGTCCGTCACACCGGAAGACGCTCCCGGCATCGCGCCGCCTGCGGAAGAGGCTGCGGCACCCATTGAAGCTGCTGAAACCGCTCCCGCTGAAGCTGTCCCCGCCGAAACCGCGCCTGCCGAAACTGCTGCAACCGAAGCCGCTGCGTCGGCAGATGCGGCAGCACCCGTGGAAGCCGCGGCCACGCCCGCCGAGCCCGAGCTCATCGAGGTCTGGCGTCCCGCCGGCCGTCACGACGATCGCAAGCCGCGCCACGAGCGCCACCGCAACCAGCGTCACCAGCCGCGTCCGCAGGCGGCTGCTGAAGCCGGCGCTGCGCCTGCCGAAGGCGAAGCCGCGCCTGCCGCCGACGGCGAGAAGCGCGGTGAGCGTCATCGCCATGGCGGCGGTCATCGTCGCGATTCTGGTCGCGATGGTGGCAGGGATTTCCGCAAGCCGCGCGAAGGCGGCGCCGAAGCCGCGCCGCGTCCCGAGGGACGCGACGACAAGAACCGCCGCTTCGAGGCCAAGAATGGCGGCAACAAGGACCGCGACAACAAGGATCGCAACAAGGGCAAGTTCGGTGGCGGCGATCGCGACAAGGGCCGCGACAACCGTGGCCGCGACCGCGACAAGGGCCGCGACCGCCAGGGCGGGCCGTCGTTGCGTCCCTACGCATCGAGCACCACCCCGCGCGAGCGCGATCGCCCGGTCGATCCGAACTCGCCCTTCGCGAAACTCGCTGCGCTAAAGGAGCAGCTGTCAGGGCGTAAGGAGTGA
- a CDS encoding RNA-binding S4 domain-containing protein, whose protein sequence is MDKWLWHARVVKARTSAAELVESGHVRVNGAREKSPGHAIKIGDVLTVALDRTVRVLRVIAFNERRGDAASARVLYEELSEGHPNSQRN, encoded by the coding sequence ATCGACAAATGGCTATGGCACGCGCGGGTGGTGAAGGCGCGCACCTCCGCTGCCGAGCTTGTCGAGTCCGGCCATGTCCGCGTCAACGGCGCACGCGAGAAGTCGCCGGGGCATGCGATCAAGATCGGCGACGTGCTCACCGTCGCGCTCGATCGCACCGTGCGCGTCTTGAGAGTCATCGCCTTCAACGAGCGCCGCGGCGATGCCGCCTCGGCCCGTGTGCTCTACGAAGAGCTCAGCGAAGGCCATCCGAATTCTCAGCGCAATTAA
- the fdxA gene encoding ferredoxin FdxA — translation MTYVVTEACIKCKYTDCVEVCPVDCFYEGENMLVIHPDECIDCGVCEPECPADAIKPDTEPGLEKWLTVNADYAKSWPNITQKKESPADAKDFDGMEGKFDKYFSANPGSGD, via the coding sequence ATGACTTACGTCGTCACTGAAGCGTGCATCAAGTGCAAGTACACCGACTGCGTCGAGGTCTGCCCGGTCGACTGTTTCTACGAGGGCGAGAACATGCTCGTCATCCATCCTGACGAGTGCATCGATTGCGGCGTGTGCGAGCCGGAATGTCCCGCCGATGCCATCAAGCCTGACACGGAACCGGGCCTGGAAAAGTGGCTCACGGTCAACGCCGACTACGCCAAGAGCTGGCCGAACATCACCCAGAAGAAAGAATCACCTGCCGACGCCAAGGATTTCGACGGCATGGAGGGCAAGTTCGACAAGTATTTCTCGGCGAACCCCGGCTCCGGCGACTAA
- a CDS encoding CarD family transcriptional regulator, producing the protein MPNKTAKPAAKATVAKPVAAKPAAKPAVAKTPAAKAPAAKPAAPKAPVAAAPAKAPVAAAKPAVKPAAVAPKVEEKKVVTQRQGFKANEFVVYPAHGVGQILAIEEQEIAGAKLELFVINFIKDKMTLRVPTAKVANVGMRKLSEPALVKRALETLKGRARVKRTMWSRRAQEYEAKINSGDIVAIAEVVRDLYRSESQPEQSYSERQLYEAALDRLSREIAVVQHSTETEAVKEIEAQLAKSPRRTGAKSEAAEGEADADAEGDSDETDGGATVADEAA; encoded by the coding sequence ATGCCTAACAAGACTGCCAAGCCGGCCGCGAAAGCGACCGTTGCCAAGCCTGTTGCCGCCAAGCCTGCCGCCAAGCCCGCTGTTGCAAAGACGCCCGCTGCCAAGGCTCCCGCTGCCAAGCCCGCCGCGCCGAAGGCTCCTGTTGCTGCTGCTCCCGCCAAGGCTCCTGTCGCTGCCGCCAAGCCGGCCGTCAAGCCCGCGGCTGTTGCGCCGAAGGTCGAGGAAAAGAAGGTCGTGACCCAGCGTCAGGGCTTCAAGGCCAACGAATTCGTCGTTTATCCCGCTCACGGCGTCGGCCAGATCCTGGCCATCGAGGAGCAGGAGATCGCCGGCGCGAAGCTCGAGCTGTTCGTCATCAACTTCATCAAGGACAAGATGACGCTGCGCGTGCCGACCGCCAAGGTCGCCAATGTCGGCATGCGCAAGCTGTCGGAGCCCGCGCTGGTGAAGCGTGCGCTCGAGACCCTCAAGGGCCGTGCCCGCGTCAAGCGCACCATGTGGTCGCGCCGCGCGCAGGAATACGAAGCGAAGATCAATTCGGGCGACATCGTCGCGATCGCGGAAGTCGTGCGCGACCTCTATCGCTCCGAGTCGCAGCCGGAACAGTCCTACAGCGAACGCCAGCTCTATGAAGCCGCGCTCGACCGTCTCTCCCGCGAGATCGCGGTGGTGCAGCACTCGACCGAGACCGAAGCGGTCAAGGAGATCGAGGCCCAGCTCGCCAAGAGCCCGCGCCGCACCGGCGCCAAGTCCGAAGCCGCCGAAGGCGAGGCCGATGCGGACGCCGAGGGCGATAGCGACGAGACCGATGGCGGCGCCACGGTCGCCGACGAGGCCGCGTAA
- a CDS encoding helix-turn-helix domain-containing protein, which produces MKDLVSRCPIEEVMQVLSGRWPTLLIYYLKQGTKRFSDLRRDNPTISHRMLALELRKLEDAGIVTRTEFDGYPLRVEYDLTAAGHTLVPLIDALGAWWSTVATSAGGDGRETGRGASGSASRV; this is translated from the coding sequence ATGAAAGACCTCGTTTCGAGATGTCCCATCGAGGAAGTGATGCAGGTCCTGAGCGGCCGGTGGCCTACGCTTCTGATCTACTATTTGAAGCAGGGCACCAAACGGTTCAGCGACTTGCGTCGGGACAATCCGACCATCTCGCACAGGATGCTCGCCCTCGAGCTTCGCAAACTGGAGGACGCCGGAATCGTGACCCGCACGGAATTCGACGGATACCCGTTGAGGGTCGAGTACGATCTGACCGCCGCCGGCCACACCTTGGTGCCGTTGATCGATGCGTTGGGCGCCTGGTGGTCGACGGTTGCGACTAGCGCGGGTGGAGACGGCCGCGAGACCGGGCGCGGCGCTTCGGGAAGCGCATCGCGGGTTTGA
- a CDS encoding glutathione S-transferase family protein: MDPILLYGFPMGSSIGLVAALEWLGRPYRLCRVDMLGEMLSPSYARINPGHETPALITDQGDVLTETMAIAAWLEARDTERRISFDQLSPKADRMHQLMAFVNTGFTGAFAPLWVAMEGVAMDDAMRSALREFGRRKVIERHDKLEAMIEPARFLLADRPTLADALLAGVARWLDFHAIADRSRWPKLSALRQQLEANPGVIYATAVESGSNDPGAGSCAGHIALADVIARYGKQA, from the coding sequence ATGGACCCCATCCTACTCTACGGCTTCCCGATGGGAAGCTCCATCGGACTCGTTGCAGCTCTTGAATGGCTTGGCAGGCCATATCGCCTGTGTCGCGTCGACATGCTGGGCGAGATGCTGAGCCCGTCATACGCCAGGATCAATCCGGGACACGAGACGCCTGCACTCATCACGGACCAGGGCGATGTGCTGACGGAAACCATGGCGATCGCGGCTTGGCTCGAAGCCAGGGATACCGAACGGCGCATAAGCTTTGATCAGTTGTCGCCGAAAGCCGATCGCATGCATCAGCTGATGGCGTTCGTGAATACCGGTTTCACCGGCGCGTTCGCGCCGCTTTGGGTCGCAATGGAAGGCGTGGCGATGGACGACGCCATGCGCTCGGCCTTGCGGGAGTTCGGAAGGAGAAAGGTGATCGAACGTCACGACAAGCTCGAAGCCATGATCGAGCCGGCGAGGTTCCTGCTCGCCGACCGGCCGACCCTCGCCGACGCCTTGCTGGCAGGTGTGGCGCGCTGGCTCGACTTCCACGCCATCGCGGACAGGAGCCGCTGGCCAAAGCTGTCGGCGCTGCGCCAACAACTCGAGGCCAATCCCGGGGTCATCTACGCCACCGCTGTGGAGAGCGGGAGCAATGATCCGGGAGCAGGATCGTGTGCAGGCCATATCGCGCTGGCCGACGTCATCGCGCGATATGGCAAGCAAGCCTAA
- a CDS encoding response regulator transcription factor: MTPDRSLIVVEDDAGFARTLKRSFERRDYEVVLAASIEEVRKVLEERSFGYAVVDLKLGGASGLACVELLHTHDPEMLIVVLTGFASISTAVEAIKLGACHYLAKPSNTDDIEAAFNKAAGNAEVALDARPTSIKTLEWERIHQTLIETDFNISEAARRLGMHRRTLARKLEKRPVK; encoded by the coding sequence TTGACGCCTGACCGTTCGCTCATCGTCGTCGAGGACGATGCCGGCTTCGCCCGCACCCTGAAACGTTCGTTCGAGCGCCGCGACTACGAGGTCGTGCTCGCCGCCTCGATCGAGGAGGTGCGGAAAGTTCTGGAGGAGCGATCGTTCGGCTATGCCGTCGTCGACCTCAAGCTCGGCGGCGCCTCGGGACTGGCCTGCGTCGAGCTCTTGCACACGCACGATCCGGAGATGCTGATCGTGGTGCTGACGGGTTTTGCCAGCATCTCCACCGCGGTCGAAGCCATCAAGCTCGGCGCATGCCACTATCTCGCCAAACCGTCGAACACCGACGACATCGAAGCCGCCTTCAACAAGGCCGCAGGCAATGCCGAGGTCGCGCTCGACGCCCGGCCGACATCGATCAAGACGCTGGAATGGGAACGCATTCACCAGACCCTGATCGAGACCGATTTCAACATCTCGGAAGCCGCAAGACGGCTCGGAATGCACCGGCGTACGCTGGCGCGGAAGCTCGAGAAGCGGCCGGTGAAGTAG
- a CDS encoding ATP-binding protein — protein MLERSSSPPDERTHDAVTLQSQADARSELIGAAPTDDETNRKNMALLIQLRWTAVVGQIVTIGGVHVWLGIPLPLTRMGAVIGALIFLNISSLVWVRHRAAITNNELLVALMLDVAALTAQLYLSGGATNPFTSLFLLQVTLGAVLLDGRSTWSLVALTCASFVWLTVAYRPLDLPPNPLSETYTLTVAGMLLGFVLNAVLLVVFVTRINRNLRERDAHLAALRQHAAEQDHIVRMGLLASGAAHELGTPLASLSVILGDWRRMPDLAADQELAEDLAEMETSLQRCKSIVTGILVSAGEARGEGSSPTTVAAFVTALVEEWRDARSARTLYFVNTFGEDVAIVSDVALKQVIFNVLDNAYEVSRDWVELVAGREGDHLVLSISDRGPGFAPEMLAQIGKPYQSSKGRAGGGLGLFLVVNVVRKLGGSVTAENHRKRGATVRLTLPLATLAIGGSFDA, from the coding sequence ATGCTGGAACGATCGTCGAGCCCACCTGACGAAAGGACGCATGACGCCGTCACGCTGCAATCGCAGGCGGACGCGCGCAGCGAGCTGATCGGCGCTGCGCCGACCGACGACGAGACCAACCGCAAGAACATGGCGCTGCTGATCCAGCTGCGCTGGACCGCAGTGGTCGGCCAGATCGTGACCATCGGCGGCGTGCATGTCTGGCTCGGCATTCCCCTGCCGCTCACCCGGATGGGCGCGGTGATCGGCGCCCTGATATTTCTCAATATCTCCAGCCTGGTCTGGGTGCGCCATCGCGCCGCGATCACCAACAACGAGCTGCTGGTCGCCCTCATGCTGGACGTCGCCGCGCTGACCGCGCAGCTTTATCTCAGCGGCGGCGCCACCAATCCCTTCACCTCGCTGTTCCTGCTCCAGGTGACGCTGGGCGCGGTGCTGCTCGATGGCCGCTCGACCTGGTCGCTGGTCGCGCTGACCTGTGCGAGCTTCGTCTGGCTGACCGTGGCCTACCGGCCGCTCGATCTGCCGCCGAACCCGCTGAGCGAGACCTACACGCTCACGGTTGCCGGCATGCTGCTGGGCTTCGTGCTCAACGCCGTGCTGCTGGTGGTATTCGTCACCCGCATCAACAGGAATTTGCGCGAGCGCGACGCGCATCTGGCGGCGCTGCGCCAGCATGCCGCCGAGCAGGATCATATCGTGCGCATGGGCCTGCTCGCCTCCGGCGCGGCGCACGAGCTCGGCACGCCGCTCGCCTCGCTCTCGGTCATCCTCGGCGACTGGCGCCGCATGCCCGACCTCGCCGCCGATCAGGAGCTGGCCGAGGACCTGGCGGAGATGGAGACGTCACTGCAACGCTGCAAGTCGATCGTGACGGGCATCCTGGTGTCGGCGGGCGAAGCCCGCGGCGAAGGATCGTCGCCGACGACGGTGGCGGCTTTCGTCACCGCGCTGGTGGAAGAGTGGCGCGACGCGCGCTCGGCGCGCACGCTGTATTTCGTCAACACCTTCGGCGAAGACGTCGCAATCGTCTCGGACGTCGCGCTAAAGCAGGTGATCTTCAACGTGCTCGACAACGCCTACGAGGTCTCGCGCGACTGGGTCGAGCTCGTTGCCGGGCGCGAGGGCGATCATCTCGTACTGTCGATCAGCGATCGCGGCCCCGGCTTCGCGCCCGAGATGCTGGCCCAAATCGGAAAACCCTATCAGTCGAGCAAGGGCCGCGCCGGCGGCGGGCTCGGCCTGTTCCTGGTGGTGAACGTGGTGCGCAAGTTAGGGGGCAGCGTGACCGCCGAGAACCACAGGAAGCGCGGCGCCACGGTCCGCCTCACGCTGCCGCTCGCAACGCTCGCGATCGGAGGCAGCTTTGACGCCTGA
- a CDS encoding SURF1 family protein, producing the protein MTETGTVTSKANGRDAAHSSSWLTVLSLTAFALLIALGVWQVERRAWKLALIDRVEQRVHAPAQPIPSPATWPTVSAANDEYRHVSVTGRFLHDRETLVQAVTEEGPGYWVLTPLQSSDGTLVLVNRGYVPSDRRDASTRRDGNPQGQVEITGLLRVTEPKGGFLRTNVPEHNRWYSRDVAAIAAARGLDHVAPFFIDAGARSQSGGGPIGGLTVISFPNNHLIYALTWFALAFMLTGRLIVTFGGGLFRRKEPWSGFVHEAAGGPDAVARRTGSDAGTIVEPT; encoded by the coding sequence ATGACAGAGACCGGGACCGTGACCAGCAAGGCAAACGGGCGCGACGCTGCGCACTCGTCCTCATGGCTCACGGTCCTCTCCCTCACGGCCTTTGCACTTCTGATCGCGCTCGGTGTCTGGCAGGTCGAGCGCCGCGCCTGGAAGCTGGCGCTGATCGATCGCGTCGAGCAGCGCGTTCATGCCCCGGCCCAGCCGATCCCCTCGCCGGCGACATGGCCCACCGTCTCCGCCGCGAACGACGAATACAGGCACGTCAGCGTCACCGGCCGGTTCCTGCATGACCGCGAGACGCTGGTTCAGGCCGTCACCGAAGAAGGCCCGGGCTATTGGGTGCTGACACCGCTTCAGAGTAGCGATGGCACGCTGGTCCTGGTCAACCGTGGCTACGTGCCGTCCGACCGGCGCGACGCCTCGACGCGCCGGGACGGCAATCCGCAAGGCCAGGTCGAGATCACCGGCCTGTTGCGCGTAACGGAGCCAAAAGGCGGATTCCTCAGAACCAACGTGCCGGAGCACAATCGCTGGTACTCGCGGGATGTTGCCGCGATTGCGGCGGCACGCGGCCTCGATCACGTCGCGCCCTTTTTCATCGATGCCGGCGCTCGATCACAATCCGGCGGCGGCCCAATCGGCGGATTGACCGTGATCAGCTTTCCCAATAACCACCTGATCTACGCGCTGACGTGGTTTGCCCTGGCGTTCATGCTGACCGGCAGACTTATCGTCACATTCGGCGGCGGGCTGTTCCGTCGCAAGGAGCCCTGGAGCGGCTTCGTCCACGAAGCGGCCGGCGGCCCCGATGCTGTCGCCCGCAGGACGGGATCAGATGCTGGAACGATCGTCGAGCCCACCTGA
- the cyoD gene encoding cytochrome o ubiquinol oxidase subunit IV codes for MNTDIHAAHAGDHHHGDSHAQAHAHGSFSTYMLGFVLSVVLTAIPFWLVMSGALPSKQITALVIMAFAVVQIVVHMIYFLHMNTTSENGWSMMALIFTIVMVVIALSGSLWVMNHLNSNMMPIHQMTGMK; via the coding sequence ATGAACACCGATATTCACGCCGCCCATGCGGGCGATCATCACCACGGCGATAGCCACGCCCAAGCCCATGCGCACGGCTCGTTCTCGACCTACATGCTCGGCTTCGTGCTCTCGGTCGTGCTTACCGCGATCCCGTTCTGGCTGGTGATGAGCGGCGCGCTTCCGAGCAAGCAGATCACCGCGCTCGTCATCATGGCCTTCGCGGTCGTGCAGATCGTCGTGCACATGATCTACTTCCTGCACATGAACACGACCTCCGAGAACGGCTGGAGCATGATGGCTCTGATCTTCACCATCGTCATGGTGGTGATCGCCCTGTCAGGTTCGCTGTGGGTGATGAACCACCTCAACAGCAACATGATGCCGATCCACCAGATGACCGGCATGAAATGA
- the cyoC gene encoding cytochrome o ubiquinol oxidase subunit III — protein MTVAVNPTQTGEPVFYLADEHPHPEGYSTSLGFWIYLMSDCLIFAILFATFGVLGGNYAAGPAPKDLFELPLVAVNTSMLLLSSITYGFAMLTMQQNKIAQTQIWLAITGLFGAAFIGIELSEFAHMIHEGATPQRSAFLSAFFTLVGTHGLHVSCGLIWLVTLMVQVWKFGLIEANRRRLMCLSMFWHFLDVVWIGVFTFVYLLGVLR, from the coding sequence ATGACTGTCGCTGTCAATCCCACGCAAACCGGCGAACCGGTGTTCTACCTCGCCGACGAACACCCGCATCCGGAAGGCTACAGCACCTCGCTCGGCTTCTGGATCTATCTGATGAGCGACTGTCTCATCTTCGCGATCCTGTTCGCCACCTTCGGCGTGCTCGGCGGCAACTACGCCGCCGGTCCCGCGCCGAAGGATCTGTTCGAGCTGCCGCTGGTCGCGGTCAACACCTCGATGCTGCTGCTGTCCTCGATCACCTACGGTTTTGCGATGCTGACGATGCAGCAGAACAAGATCGCGCAGACCCAGATCTGGCTGGCGATCACCGGGCTGTTCGGCGCCGCCTTCATCGGCATCGAGCTGTCCGAGTTCGCCCACATGATCCATGAGGGCGCGACGCCGCAGCGCAGCGCCTTCCTGTCCGCCTTCTTCACCCTGGTCGGCACCCACGGCCTGCACGTCTCCTGCGGCCTGATCTGGCTGGTGACCTTGATGGTGCAGGTCTGGAAGTTCGGCCTGATCGAGGCCAATCGCCGCCGCCTGATGTGCCTGTCGATGTTCTGGCACTTCCTGGACGTGGTCTGGATCGGCGTCTTCACCTTCGTCTATCTGCTGGGAGTTCTGCGATGA